The nucleotide window CCAGATGTATCGAACCTCTCGACTCCCGCAAGGGACACTCAAGGATTGGATGGACCGTGGGGGTGAGCAGGGTCTTTTGCAGGCTCAGGAGATGGGTGAGCTAAACGACTTGGCCATCTTCTCCAAATTGCTGAACAAGAATGCTGGAGTGTTGGGCATTCCAAAAGAGCTGTTCCTGAAGTATTGGCGAACGGCAAGACTCGCGACTGACTTTCGCGAATCGCTGTTGAGGTATGCCGCTTATCTCGAATACCTGGATGAAGTCAATAACGGCACGTTGAAGAACCACGGCGGCAGTAAGCGCACGGAAGTAGAGGGGCTTCATGACCCGCGTGATAAGGCATATAAGCTGTCGAATGAACTGCTTGGTGCGTATGATGAGATATCACAACTTGGCAGAAGTATTCGGAAGTATGTGGCTCCGTTCTGGAGTTGGCAGGAGGTCAACTTTGGGCGGACTGTGCGGATGTTCAGAAACACGCTGGAAGACGCGCCTGGCGCAAAAGCTCGCGCAGGGTTTACCAAGGCTGTATTTACTGCGCTGCGCCTGGCCAAGTTCGGCATTCTGGCAAGCGCGCTGTGGTCTATCCTGTCTGCCTGGAACTATCTGCATTTCAGCAAAGAAGAAGATGAATTGCCCGATGATATAAAGTCAAAGCCTCATCTGATCTTCGGACGTGACGCCAAGACCGGCGATATCTTATATCTCTCTCGCCTGGGCGCTGTGAATGACTTCACCGAGTGGTTCGGTGCAGACACTGCTCCAAGCGACATACAGGCGTATCTCAATGGAGACAAGTCCATTATGGAGATTTTTTCCGATGATGCTAAGAAGCCGGTCAACAAGATGGCTCAGGCGATAAACCCTTGGGTCAAGACATATACGGAATTGAGCACAAAGGAAAAGCTCTATCCTGATATTTTCAATCCACAGTCCTACAAGGACCGTGGGGAATATCTGGCTGATTCAGTCTCACTTGGTGACGAATACCGCAAGCTCACGGGCAAGCCGAGCAGACCGACGCGTGAGAATGCCGAACGCTACTTTGCGGACGTCTCTGACCCTGAACAGTCGGCATACTATGACATTCTGGGAGAGAAAACTGGCTTTCTGAAGAAGCACGGCAAGGGTGGGGATAGAGGCGGCAATGACAATCCCAAGTCTACCGCACTGTGGAATTACAAACGTGCTCTGCGTTGGGGCGATATTAAGTCCGCACGGAAGTTCTACAAACAGTATTTCAAGCTGGGTGGAACAGACAGGGGGATCGAGCAGAGCTTCAAAATGAATGATCCTCTGTATGGCTTGGGGTCGGGTAAACCGCAAGAATATGATCCGACTGCAGAAGTGCAGGCAGAGACAAAGCCGGACCTGCGCAAAGCATTTATACACTCTCTGAATAAAGCTCAGCGAAAGAAGCTCAAGATGGCTATTAGATACTACAACAATTTGCAGCACACCCGTAGCAAGATTGAGACTAGGGGGTAGCGAAAAGTGACTCAGGCAGATGAAATTAAGATTGCCGAACTGAATGGGCGCGTGACTGCAATAGAAACTCGCCTCAACGGGCATGTGCCGGAGAAGTGCATCCGTGAAGATGAGGCAATCTCAAATATAAAAGAAGAAATAGGGGGCATAAAACAGACACTTGATCGTATATGGAAACGTATCGATGCGCCCGGCGTATTTCTGCAGCAGGCAATCATATCGGCTTTTACCGGCGGCGTGATAGCGTTGGTGTTTATACTTTTGCAAAAGGCTATACACTAATCCCCTTGCCAACTTCTCATCATGTGATCTATAACCTTTTCCGAAAGCACATTCGGGAAAGGTTATTACTATGTTTTCTATCTTCTCTAAAGCCGCCAATATCGTTAAGTCACTCGTGACCATGCGCCTGCTCCTCGGTCTGATAGAGCCTATCCGTGATCTGGTCAAGACCTATGAGACACCCGGTCTGCCCGGCGCAAACAAAAAGCAGTCCGTAATGTCTCTTATAAAGATCGCGATTGTAACCGGTGAAGGTGCATTTAACATCGATCTTCCTGACGACCTGATACTACGGTTTGCTTCCGATTCCATTGACGCTATTGTCGACGCGGAGAATCTAGCCGGTAGGTTCAAGCACTCGACTACGAGCGGCACTACAAGCACTCCCGCTACAGGAACAACTACGGGGGCAAACTAATGAAACCGCGAAAGGTCTGCATTGATGCCGGACATGGCGGGCAGGACAACGGCACGAGTGGCAACGGCATTGCAGAGGATGCCTGGGTGCTTGAGTTCGCCGGTAGACTGGGGCACCATCTGCGTGAGCATGGTGTTGAGACTGTGTTCACGCGCACGGGTGATAAGAAAGTCGCTTTGGAGACTCGCGCCGCTATCGCTGTAAATGCGGGTTGTGACCTGTTTGTAGCGATTCACTGCAACGCCTCGAGTGATAACAAGGCTGATGGGGCAGAATGCTTCTATGTGCCTGTGGGAGACTTCAAAAACAGCTCCATCGGCGTCGGGCGTGAGATGCTTGCTGCCTGCATGCAGGAGGGGCTTGAAAGTCGCGGCGTAAAGATAGACAGCAAGTCTCAGCATTCTAAGCTGGCTGTGCTGCGTGGAACTTGCAGGCATATGCCTGCGGTTTTACTGGAAGTCGGGTTTGTGTCTAACAAACACGACTCCGATCTGCAGAAGAGTAAGGTCTGGCGCGAACAGCTTGCGCAGGCTCTTGCGCAGGCAATTGTGATGTAGGCGATTTTTTGATGGGTGGGGGACTGCAGTAAGAAAAATCAGGAGGCCAGAGCACAATGGCTCCGACCTCCACTTATTTCAGCTGCTAACGCGTTCTTCGTTTCAATGCGAATCCGCCAAGGCTGGTTAAGCCAGTAAGTAGTGCGAGGATAGAAGATGGTTCGGGAACAGGTGCAGGTACTGGCAAGGGTGTGCCATCACCATATGTATAGGTGCGACCTTCTACAGGCTCAATGGCAACTGTCCAGCTTGTTATCCATTGTGTGACTACTGGCACGGATGTATATATTTCAAATACTGCCGATTCGCCTGGTTTTATTGATAAGTCTCTTGTATATGTGTACGTATCCCAGAAAAATTCAGCCCAAGCTGTATTTTCTGCCTTATCATACCAAAAACCCCAACCGGTTGGTTCGCTATGGCCTACTGACAGAGTTCCATCTGGTAGAATCATGTCCCCAAACCCACAGATATATTTGCTTGTTGTCAAGGTGTTCGTCACAGTGTAGATATATCGTGTAACGTCACCTTCTATCACTACCTTACCACTAACAAGAGGTGTGTCAGCATGAACAGCAGCAGCAAAAACAAATAGCAAAAACAATGCAGATAGCCATCTATAATGTTTGATTTTCATTGCTTACTGGTTCCTTTCATCAATTTTTTGCTTGCTTGAATGCATATAATGTACCTCTGCCATTCCCAGCCCTGGAGACAACATATATCCACTTATAGCCGGATTCTGCAGCATAAGAAATAGCTGGTGATGAGCACACAAAACTGTTCGTGGACGTATTGTTTTGAGCTGTATTGCATTCCGCCAACTTATTCATATCATCTTTATCTATTGCATACAGTTTGCCGTTGTCATTCCCGACAATACCGTAACCCGCCGATGTGAAAGCTGCTGAACCTACAAAGTAATTGCCATAATACGCATCAAGCGGGTTATTCAAATTCATCGGCTCTTTCGCGCCTGTCTGGGCGTTGACACGGTAAAAATAGTTGCCCGTATCTTCACCTACAAATATGCCGTTGTCCATTGCTGCACATGTCGCTCTCACTTCTTCACCATAACCACCGTCAAGGCCTACAGACCATACCGGTTCCCCGGTAGAAGCATTTGCGGCATATAAGTTTTTCCCTGTGTAGAATGTAATTCCAAAATATACATTGCCCGCATAGATGGTCGGAGAAGATTCTATGCAGCCATACCTGTCCGGCCTGTATGACCAGACCTGAGTCTTTGTAGATGCATCAACGCAGTAGAGATAACCAGCATCACTGCCGAAGTATAATCGATCTGCACCTCCTATATTGGCAACAGCTATGCTGCTGACCCCGGTTATGTCATAAATGTCGTCTGTGTCGTAGTAAATGAGTTCAGAAGTCGGTATCTCGAATGGTGAAGTCCAAACCTCGTTTCCATTACTGGCATTAAGCGCATATACTTTTGCGCTCTCGTTGCCTATGTAGACTACGCCATTGCAAACTACAGGCGATTGAATAATCCTGGCTGCTGTTGTACCATCGCGCCTTGTGGTTTGATGACTCCATACATATGCTCCGGTAATTGCATTTAAGCAATAGACATTGCCGTCCATGCAGCCGAAGTATACATACTTCTGATCGCCCACTGTCGCCACCGCGGGTGTCGATGCGATACCTCCAGACAGTCTGAGAATGGCATTACTGTATGCGCCTGCCGGATAGTCCCATTGTAGATCGCCTGTGGTGGTATTGAACGCTGCAATATACCCACACGATCCACTAAGGTAACTATCTGTGCCTCCAAACCATGCGCCGACGATAACAGGACAGCCTGCTGCTTGCACCGGGCTGGAATCGATATATGGATGTTCGAAAACATATGTATCCCATATGAAAAACGACGACATCCCCGGATTGGGATGGCCAGAAGTAGCCCAGTCACTCCGTGCGACAGAGCTTGTTGCTGTGTCAATAGGTTTGGTCCACACGGGGCTGCCAAAACTGGTGATGGAACAACTATCTCCTGTTAATGCATATCCTTGATGCCTTGTATCGTGCATGAACATCGGCCAGTCATCGGCTTCGGACAGCAGGAAGTCAACCTGGCAGCGCTGCGCAAACGTACCTGCACATCTATTCGTTGTGGTAGCCTCGACAACAGCGAAACTGCCCTGGGAGACACCGCTTAGAGTTGTAGTTACCTCTCCATTTGAATTTGTTGTGCCGGTGGTAACACTCAAATTCCCGGCAGTTTTAGTAAACGAAATACTTGTTCCTTCAATAGGTGTGCCGTCCGGCTTTATTAACTTTGCAGTTATTGTGGAGTTGCTGTCAGTCGGCAAGACAGAGTATGGATCGGCAGTCAACCTAAGGATATCATTTATTATTGACACATAAACTGTGGCATTTTTCTGTGGATTATCCATGGCATATGCATTAATTGTTACTTTTCCTAAACTAGCAGAAGATGCATCGAGGTGGACGGTCGCAATACCACCATTACTGGTTCTGACAGTTGCCTCTGTAGTTCCGGTCTCACTAAAAACACCTTTATCAGTGTAGAACCTAACATCTATCCCATCGAGTCCGTTGTCTCCACAAGCTTTCAACGTTGCTGTTATTTCTGACATATCGCCGCCACATGGACTGATCGCCGTCGGGTCAGCCGTAAGCTCAAGACTGGCGCTCGGCTGGTTGATCGTTATATATATTGGTTGACCGTATTGATTGCTTACTTGTTCCCAATCGTATTTGTAGGTGTCATCTGTGAGCACATCTCCGGTTAAAGGGGCGCTATCATCGGTGGCTTCAACAGTAGCATCTCCATACTCTGAGGCCACACTATAGAATGGCACAGTGACTTGTCCGCTTGAATCCGTTGCAGCAGACGGAGACTCATGAATTACAGAGCTGTCTGAGAACGATCCTTTATCTGTTCTGAACCTGACCTGCACTCCTGCAACCGGGTTATGGCCGGAATCTACCACAGTTGCCGTGACATTTGTGGTTCCGGAGCATCCTACAATAGATGTGCTGTTTGCCCTTAAGTATATCTTTCTGAGTTTGGTCAGATACAGATTCCGAGTGGTGTCAGGCTCGATATTCGTGTAGGTCCGAGTCTTGTAACCATCACACTCCGCTGAGACCATATATTTGGGATACTCGGAATATTTAGTCACAGTAAACGAATAACTATTACTTCCCGAATTATCGGACTGGCGTGTGATGGCGAGTTTTTGTATCTGCCCGTCGGAACAATATACCGTAACGATTGCTTGGCTCTCCGGCATATCGTACAGCTTTACATTGCCTGATATTGTTCCGGTTCCTGCATCTGTTATTGCCGACATCGCATACGAAGAGACCGGTGAATCCGATGACCAAATGCAGGGATACGAGGTTGAGGAATTCTCGGGTTTCCATACCGAACACACTCCAGTGATTGATACGCAGTCACCGGTGCTTATTCCATAACCTGTATCTGCAAAAACTGTAACACCCTTTTCGCCATATGTGCCATATGAAGAATTGCCTGTAGCCAGGTTTGACCCATCATCAATGCGCATGTAAGGTGTAGTATTGCTTTGGTCAAGATAATAGTTGTCGCCGATCTCAAGCACCTTGCCCCAAACAGTAACATAACTGCCAATGTTATAGGGTCCGTATGCGTTCGAAATGCCGGGATTACTGCCTAGTGGACTGCCGCCGAGGGCACGATTATTCATGCCGAGAGGAGAAATGTTCACAGTGCCTGTCTGGTCAAGATTTTTACATTCAATGGAACTGCTGTCATCACTCGTGTTGTACAGGCCAAGTATCCTCTGGCCGTCCATAGTATTTACCTGTGCCATGACATCTACAATTGCACATATACTAGATAAGCCGGATGATGAAGTTCTCCACACACGAATTCCTGGCAAGCAGTCGAGGCCTTGGATATTGAAGACATCAATCCAGGTGGATTGATTATACGAGTAGTACCGTCCCATATAGGTGACGATTTGCCCGGTCAGATAGACCCAATCACCGTCAACGGGTGTTGAACTGGTGCTCATAACACTAATGCCACCTGCATTTGTCGTATCATTCGCATCATTCAGAGTGCCTGCATATGCTACAGTGCCGGTGCTGGCTACGGAAACACTTCCATTTGAACCCTGAGGATCGAAATATGGATCGGGACCACTATCTGCATAGATGACAAGTGCGCCGTTTTCGGTGTGTACCGTGCCGGTCAACTCAATTACTCTGTCTGTTGGCTTAACTATTACGTTTGTGTATACCCTTACAACTGCACTTGAGTTGTCATCTCCAACGTATATGTAATTCTCGCCTACATTCGTAACCGGCTTGCAAGTTATTTTAACTGGAGTCAGTATTGGCGGAGAAGTTGCGCGCAGCGAAGCGACAGTATCGAACTTTGAAATTCTGTAAGTAGTGTCGGCCGTAACCTCGCCTGCTATACCCAGACCGTCGTCGGCAAGACTCGGATCGGATGGTGGAATAGGATCGGTGGGGAAGGTCAGCTCTTGCTTATTATCAGTTGGAGCAAACCCAAAGAATGGAGTCCAGTGTTGAAGTTCTCCATCTTTAATGTATCCATATACAGTCGGATCATAGACATAGCGCTCGCCATTGGCTGTAAGTGTGCCGATTGTGCCTTCAACATATACGGCCTTACCAACTGAAAGGTCTTCAGGCGGGTGGCATAGCACCACCAGTCTATTGCCGGAATAATCATCTTGAATTACAAAATAATCCGGATTATTGCGAGCTGCAATCCGGGCAACAGTAGCTTCACAGACAATGCTTTGTCCATCTTGTTGTGAGAGAGCATTTTTTACACTGTTTTCGGTTTCCCAGGGGAGTTGAGAAGCTTGTAACTGATTGCCAAGGGTGGCTATGAGGATTGTTATTACGGAGATTACCACTGCATACTTCTTAACACAACTACCAACTTCCATTTTCTTCCTCCATATGTGGTAGCCCCGTTCTGTTAGCAGGCATTCGTAATGTAACATGCAAAACTCAAAACGTCAACGATATATTTACTAGAAATCTAACCAATTGATGAATACACTGTTGTGGACAAGAACATGTGATATATAGTCCAATATGTACTATACTGAGCACCTCCTTGCTTTACAATCCATAGTAGCACTTACTGTTTTACGCAAGAGCATATTGCAGTATATCACAAGATGCTCTCATGTAGGAGCATCACAACCGCTTTTTTCTGCCATTATTTTTCTAGCTGATAAATCAGGTGGCAGAATACTATGCCTCGGGGTTTTCCTCGTCTTAGAACTGAAGAGCAAAAAGTTAACCAAGTAGGGCAACGCGTAAGGGAGCGAAGAGCTGATCTACACCTTACACAGGACAATCTTTGTGCCAGAATAGCACAGATTACAAATGGATGTTGGATTCCTGACCGGCGTGAAATTTACCGTATTGAAGATGGACGACGAATTGTATCCGACCTCGAAATACTAGTGCTTGCTAATGTTCTTGGTTGTTCTGCCTGCTGGTTACTGATAGGTGAGACTCAGAACGTTTGACCTATATGGTAATCTGTGTTGATGCTTTTTCACTGTGGTGAGCCACAGGTGATTGAGTGGATATGATCGATCACTTGCATCACCACAGTATTAGAATTGCAAGGGGGCTTAGCCAGGACGATAGTCCTGTCTCCCCGACCAAACGTTCTCTATGCGATTTTGCCCTGTCGGGATTCCGGCGGGGTTTTTCGCGCTTTAAGTGATCGTCGATTACCTCGCATGATATCTAGCTCAAAAGAATACTTCATGGGCGGGTCGGAGTGTGGAATATACAAAATGGTAGTTCACGCATAGATTGATCGGCCCGGAGTATTCCAGATATGCCGCTTTTTGAAACCTGCGCGAAACTTGCAGTCTATCTCTTCTGTATCGGTCTGGCACTCGAGTTGTCACACCGTTTTTACTGGAAGATGAATGAGCAGGTGGCACAATCTCAAATGTCATCTTTCTCTCGCACCTTGTTGGGAGTGCTGATAGCATGCATCCCAATGGGCACTTCCGTTGCCATTACCCTTG belongs to Armatimonadota bacterium and includes:
- a CDS encoding N-acetylmuramoyl-L-alanine amidase, which codes for MKPRKVCIDAGHGGQDNGTSGNGIAEDAWVLEFAGRLGHHLREHGVETVFTRTGDKKVALETRAAIAVNAGCDLFVAIHCNASSDNKADGAECFYVPVGDFKNSSIGVGREMLAACMQEGLESRGVKIDSKSQHSKLAVLRGTCRHMPAVLLEVGFVSNKHDSDLQKSKVWREQLAQALAQAIVM
- a CDS encoding PEP-CTERM sorting domain-containing protein (PEP-CTERM proteins occur, often in large numbers, in the proteomes of bacteria that also encode an exosortase, a predicted intramembrane cysteine proteinase. The presence of a PEP-CTERM domain at a protein's C-terminus predicts cleavage within the sorting domain, followed by covalent anchoring to some some component of the (usually Gram-negative) cell surface. Many PEP-CTERM proteins exhibit an unusual sequence composition that includes large numbers of potential glycosylation sites. Expression of one such protein has been shown restore the ability of a bacterium to form floc, a type of biofilm.) yields the protein MKIKHYRWLSALFLLFVFAAAVHADTPLVSGKVVIEGDVTRYIYTVTNTLTTSKYICGFGDMILPDGTLSVGHSEPTGWGFWYDKAENTAWAEFFWDTYTYTRDLSIKPGESAVFEIYTSVPVVTQWITSWTVAIEPVEGRTYTYGDGTPLPVPAPVPEPSSILALLTGLTSLGGFALKRRTR
- a CDS encoding PQQ-binding-like beta-propeller repeat protein, which produces MEVGSCVKKYAVVISVITILIATLGNQLQASQLPWETENSVKNALSQQDGQSIVCEATVARIAARNNPDYFVIQDDYSGNRLVVLCHPPEDLSVGKAVYVEGTIGTLTANGERYVYDPTVYGYIKDGELQHWTPFFGFAPTDNKQELTFPTDPIPPSDPSLADDGLGIAGEVTADTTYRISKFDTVASLRATSPPILTPVKITCKPVTNVGENYIYVGDDNSSAVVRVYTNVIVKPTDRVIELTGTVHTENGALVIYADSGPDPYFDPQGSNGSVSVASTGTVAYAGTLNDANDTTNAGGISVMSTSSTPVDGDWVYLTGQIVTYMGRYYSYNQSTWIDVFNIQGLDCLPGIRVWRTSSSGLSSICAIVDVMAQVNTMDGQRILGLYNTSDDSSSIECKNLDQTGTVNISPLGMNNRALGGSPLGSNPGISNAYGPYNIGSYVTVWGKVLEIGDNYYLDQSNTTPYMRIDDGSNLATGNSSYGTYGEKGVTVFADTGYGISTGDCVSITGVCSVWKPENSSTSYPCIWSSDSPVSSYAMSAITDAGTGTISGNVKLYDMPESQAIVTVYCSDGQIQKLAITRQSDNSGSNSYSFTVTKYSEYPKYMVSAECDGYKTRTYTNIEPDTTRNLYLTKLRKIYLRANSTSIVGCSGTTNVTATVVDSGHNPVAGVQVRFRTDKGSFSDSSVIHESPSAATDSSGQVTVPFYSVASEYGDATVEATDDSAPLTGDVLTDDTYKYDWEQVSNQYGQPIYITINQPSASLELTADPTAISPCGGDMSEITATLKACGDNGLDGIDVRFYTDKGVFSETGTTEATVRTSNGGIATVHLDASSASLGKVTINAYAMDNPQKNATVYVSIINDILRLTADPYSVLPTDSNSTITAKLIKPDGTPIEGTSISFTKTAGNLSVTTGTTNSNGEVTTTLSGVSQGSFAVVEATTTNRCAGTFAQRCQVDFLLSEADDWPMFMHDTRHQGYALTGDSCSITSFGSPVWTKPIDTATSSVARSDWATSGHPNPGMSSFFIWDTYVFEHPYIDSSPVQAAGCPVIVGAWFGGTDSYLSGSCGYIAAFNTTTGDLQWDYPAGAYSNAILRLSGGIASTPAVATVGDQKYVYFGCMDGNVYCLNAITGAYVWSHQTTRRDGTTAARIIQSPVVCNGVVYIGNESAKVYALNASNGNEVWTSPFEIPTSELIYYDTDDIYDITGVSSIAVANIGGADRLYFGSDAGYLYCVDASTKTQVWSYRPDRYGCIESSPTIYAGNVYFGITFYTGKNLYAANASTGEPVWSVGLDGGYGEEVRATCAAMDNGIFVGEDTGNYFYRVNAQTGAKEPMNLNNPLDAYYGNYFVGSAAFTSAGYGIVGNDNGKLYAIDKDDMNKLAECNTAQNNTSTNSFVCSSPAISYAAESGYKWIYVVSRAGNGRGTLYAFKQAKN